The DNA sequence TCATACTTAAATCCGTTGATTTTTCAGGGTTATCGCAACACGCTTCCCACTGTAGAACTTACTTTGGGAATTTACGTATTTGTTAAAACGAATAGGTATTTATGTTTGATCTTACAGAAATTATTAGGGAGGACTGGTTTAAATGAGAATAATCAGTGGCAGATTAATCATCGGTTTGGCAGTACTGATTGTAGGGGTGCTCTTACTGCTGAATAACTTAAACCTGGGTGTGGAGATAGAGATGAGCCAAATTCTACGGTTATGGCCGGTTATTCCGCTAATACTCGGTTTAAACTGGTTGTTTCTCTCTTTCAGTTCAACCGGTTCAGCAGAGGGTAAAAAGATATATTTTTCCTGGGGTCAGTTTGTAACAGCCTTGATATTTATTGTATTCGGAGCAATTTATCTCGGCAGGAATTTAGGCCTTTTTGAAGTAGAGGTGCGGTTATTTTGGAACATCTTATGGCCGCTTGTCTTGATCCTGATCGGTATTAACCTTTTAAAAGGTAAAACGTTCAGTGGTGTTAAGGGCGGTCGCTTTACTTTCCTTGGCGGCTCAAAT is a window from the Bacillota bacterium genome containing:
- a CDS encoding LiaF-related protein, giving the protein MRIISGRLIIGLAVLIVGVLLLLNNLNLGVEIEMSQILRLWPVIPLILGLNWLFLSFSSTGSAEGKKIYFSWGQFVTALIFIVFGAIYLGRNLGLFEVEVRLFWNILWPLVLILIGINLLKGKTFSGVKGGRFTFLGGSNVGSPHPWKLESGSYFALMGGIEMDLTAAELDEGETILDLTAVMGGIEVKIPRDMAVIYEGSVVLGGVTFKDLEDGGIVAGRRVEDNLTETASKVLRIQARAVMGGIEIKEAKS